The Sus scrofa isolate TJ Tabasco breed Duroc chromosome 6, Sscrofa11.1, whole genome shotgun sequence region TGGACCACAGATGAGTGCCACTGAGCACGTAAGGTTCCCCACCTAAGAGCTTTCCAGCAGGAGTTGAGAAGCGATGGGTAAGGACAGCCGGTGACGTGGCCGTGGCCATCTGGCTGAGGGAGATTGCCTTGGAGCAGAGATTTTTGGGAAATTGACAGCTGTCATAAAGTGTGGTGGAGGGGAGCCTGCTGTGGAGGGAGTGCTAGtgctgaaactcggcctctgtccactggtgcccggtagaaaagcagagacagagttttgtgcaaagatgaaaaaaaaaaatagctttattgctttggaggccacagcaggttaatgccctaaagactgagCCCTCCCTTGGGAGAAGTttggaagtggttttatagtttgggagtaaaaaaaaaatagggccacagataaagaTCAGGGTAGCTGCAAGGTTCCAGTCTTCAAAGTTTGTGTTTAGtggtcccaggactggttctggtctccttttcatttcttgagGGTTTCAGTTctacagaagaactcaaagatattgttatatattgttccttgaagaggaaccaggaccttgcGCCAAGGtggcactattgtttcttgactgctcatctcagcatcccctcccttctGTGAATAGCAACTGTCTGCACCTGtctttttggaactcagggaagggcatggaggctgaggcttatgcCCTAAAAGCAGGAAGTgaagtgggggacacagaaaggcttgtgtgcccaggagccccacagggtcctgccaGATTTTGCAGGCCTCTAGCGGGTGGAGGCTGGGATGCTGCTAACCACTCTACAAGGCAGAGGACAGCTCCACAGCAAACATCTGGCCCAAATGTCACGCGTGCCATGGTTCAGAAACCTATTGGAGGGCGCACAGAAAAGTCAGTTTGGTTCAGAGGCCCAGGCtggtgaggaaggagggaggaggcgtTCAGGACAGCCCTCTTCCCATAAGTCCCCAAGATGGGAAGGAGGCTCAGGGTTCCTGGTGCCCTAGGTTTCCAAGCAGCTGCACTCCCGAGCACGAAACAGACTCCAGGGAACCGCAAGCAAGTGGGACGCTTGCGGGGCGGGAAGCACTGCTGACTTCGGTTTCCTCCAGTGGGGAAATGGGAGCCCAGAGGGCCTGGACCTGGGGGCCTGGGGTGACCACACCCCCTGGTGGGCAAGGCCTGCGCAGGAACCGCGGTGCCGAGGAGGGATTCTCAGACAAGAGGGAATCCATACTAATGAAGGTGAACGTGCGACCCCGCGGCCCGACTCAGCTTTCCCCGGCCTTAGACCGGACCCCACAGCCACCCCAAGAACCGGGTGGTCCGCGTCCCAGGAGAACTACAACTCCCAGGACGCCTCGCGCCACCAGCTCAGGGGAGCACCGCGACAGCTGACGGCcaatgggggggcgggggcggggcctcggcgcACGTGGCACCGTGACGCACTGACGGCGACGTCGGGGTTTGTGTGCGCGAGAGGCCGCCGATAAAGGTTGGGTGCCTCGCGCCGGGGGCCGTTGGGAGGGAgcgcgcccccgccccctccccggcccccactCCTGTACCGCCGCTGCCGGGGACCCGCCTTCCCGTCGACCCCTGCGGGAAGGCGCTGGGTCTCCCTCGCTCTTTCCCGGGTCGGGGCCGCAGGTGAGAGGccggaggggtgggggtgggggagggaccgGAGGGCGGAGTCGTTGGGGAAACGGCGAACGTGAAACCGGAAGGGATGCCTTAAAGGGAAGTGCGCTGCTTCACCTCCGACTTTTGTCCGCCGGGCCGGCCCCGCCCACTTAAAGGGCAAGAAGGTGATTTTTAAAGGGGGCGGGGCAGGTTGTACAGCTTACAGGAGCTTCCCGCTTTTTCTCCCTGAGaaagaattctctctttaaaggCCGGTGACAGTGCCCCAGACATTGAAGGAAATGGCTTCTGAATCCTAGTGGCTTCAAAGCAGTCCCCAGTTTAGTTCAACAAAGGTGGAAATGGGTGTGCGGTAGCAGCATCCTCTTAAAGGGGAAGTGGGGCCTGAGGGAAGGGTGTGGTCTGTTACTGGATAAGCTGGGTCCCGACTCTTCCAAACCGCAGATGTCTCCTGTTTAAGGCATGCCAGCCTTCGAAAGGCATGTGCAGCTAGCTTCCTGGGAGAGCCTCTTAAAAGGACTGACTTATATTTTAAGAGGGATACTCATCTTTTTAAAGGGAATCTTTACGGCCTGTCCAAAGGGGATGCCCAGCTTGCTTTCATTCAGATACATTCACTGAGCAGTCACTCTGTGAGGCGCTAGGACTCAGTGACCAAGATGCCACTcgcatctagtgggcagaggccaggcatGCTGCTAAACAGACCGCTGGACGGTGGTCCAGCCCCAAATCTCAGTGCTGAAACTGGAAAACTCTGATTATAAAGTATGTTAGAAGTTGATAAGccctatggagaaaaaaaaaataaggcagaacAAGAGAATGAggcatttgggggggggtgcagagtTAGGTAGGGTGGTCAGGGAATACCTCCCTGAGGTGACATTTCAGCAAAGACTTGGAGGAGATGGAGGGAGTTCACTGGACACTGGAGGAAAGGGGGTACTAGGcaagggtgtgtggggggggggccttGTGCCTGCACTAATGGGAATGATTCAGGAGATAAGgaaaattgctgtggctgggaagtCAGTCTTTGGGCCCAGAGGCATGCAGGTGGAAGAGCATGTTCAggttttctcagcctcagcaccgCTGACATTTTGGGCCAACTCTTCTTTGCTGTGGGGGGCTGTATGGTCCTTGTAGGGTGTCGAGCAGCAGTCCTGGCTTCCACCTGCTAAATGTCAGTGGCGTCGCCCCTCCGGTTCACAACTAGACAACCCAAAGTCTTCAGGCATTGCAAGATGTTCCCCTGGGGGGCGTGTGGGGGTGTGGTGGCGGGGATGATGGTGTGGGGGAGATGCTGTTCCCCTTTTGAGAACCACCAGTGCAGTGGTTGGAACATGGGAACATTTTCTTCTGGTTGCTTTTATCTTCTCGGTGATAAGATCAACGGCAGGGTCAGCAGCTAAGAataagagggaaaaggagagaggtttgaggggaaaagaaacaagccGAGTATACCTCTTTGGGGTGGGTGAATGGACCGGAGAAATACAGGATGAGCAGTTCAGGGAAATGGGGAGGGAGCCTTAATGTTCGTGGACATGAACGCAAAAGGCTATGGAGGCTGGGCAGGTTGCGGTCAAGTCACCAGCAGCTTTTGTGCTGTGTGAGAGGGGGAGTGGGGGCATGGTTGGAGGTGGAGGGCACAGAGCCTGCGGAATCTTCAGATCACAGATCTGGTTGGGCCTAGGGACTGTGGGTTAGGGTACCAAGACGGAACAGTCGAGGAGGATGCGTGGTGGTAGAGTGGGGTGCTCAGAGGCTCTGTTTACAGTGAAGGGGTCTAGGGTCCGGCAGTGAGCCAGTATTGAGACAGGGTGGAGGATGAGGTCTTTGAGACAGAGTGTGAAGGATCCCAAGCCAGGCGCTAGAGACCCCAGCCTTCATCAAGGCACTGCCTGTCGCTAGAGGCGTTGAGTGCCTGGCCTCATGAAGGCCACACCCAGCCGTCCAGCCCACTGGAGGAGACGGCCTGCAGGTTGCGGGACAGGCCGAGAGTGGTGGCCAGCTTCTCCCAATTTGCTCTGAGTTTCCTCTTCATACCTAAAGTCTTCCACCCTGGGCTGGCCTGAACCATAGAAAGCCCTCATTCTAAAGGGGAGGGGGCACCCCCTGCCTCTTAAAGGGCCAGCCTGTGGGTTTGGGGTTAAGATGTGTGGGTGTAGGGGGGGGCCCCGCCTGCCCTCCCCTGACCGGGAATCCCTCCTCAGGTGTGATGGTCGGCTCCCACGCGGACATGGCACCGGCCTCTACCGCAGAGGGGGCCGGGGAGAAGCCCGGCCCCGTGGCTCCGGCTCCCTCTGCCCAGTATGAGTGTGGGGAGTGCGGCAAGTCCTTCCGCTGGTCATCTCGGCTCCTGCACCATCAGCGCACGCACACGGGAGAGCGGCCCTACAAGTGCCCCGACTGTCCCAAGGCCTTCAAGGGCTCCTCCGCCCTGCTCTATCACCAGCGGGGCCACACGGGGGAGCGGCCCTACCAGTGTCCCGACTGCCCCAAGGCCTTCAAGCGCTCGTCGCTGCTGCAGATCCACCGCAGCGTGCACACGGGCCTACGGGCCTTCACCTGCGGCCAGTGCGGCCTGGCTTTCAAGTGGTCGTCACACTACCAGTACCATCTGCGCCAGCACACGGGCGAGCGGCCCTACCCGTGCCCGGACTGCACCAAGGCCTTCAAGAACTCGTCCAGCCTGCGGCGCCACCGGCACGTGCACACGGGCGAGCGGCCCTACACCTGCGGCGTGTGCGGCAAGAGCTTCACGCAGAGCACCAACCTGCGGCAGCACCAGCGCGTGCACACGGGCGAGCGGCCGTTCCGCTGCCCGCTCTGCCCCAAGACCTTCACGCACTCCTCTAACCTGCTGCTGCACCAGCGCACCCACGGCAGCGCCgcgcctgcccccgcccccggcgccgcccccgccccccgcgggaGCCTGGCAGCAAGGGCCTGGTTCCCGAGGCCTACCTGCAGCGGCAcctccagccccccagccccccagcgcCCCCGCCGCCAGCGCCCCCGCCCGTGGTGCCCGAGCTCTTTCTGGCCGCGGCCGAAACCACGGTGGAGCTGGTGTTCCGCTGCGACGGCTGCGAGCTGGGCTTTGGCAGCGAGGAGCTGCTCCTGGAGCACCAGCCCTGCCCCGGGCCGGAGGCGCCGCCCCCACCGCCGCCCCAGGACGCGCCCACAGAGGCTCCCAAggccgccccgccgccgccgccgccgccgccgccgccctcccCCCTGCCGCAGccccctgccgccgccgccgccgcccccggctTCGCCTGCCTACCCTGCGGGAAGTCGTTCCGGACGGTGGCTGGCCTCTCCCGCCACCAGCACAGCCACGGGGCTGCGGGTGGGCAGGCCTTCCGCTGCGGCAGCTGTGACGGCGCCTTCCCGCAGCTGGCCAGCCTCCTGGCGCACCAGCAGTGCCACGTGGAAGAGGCCGCGGCCGGGCGCCCGCCCCCGCAGGCCGAGGCTGCTGAGGTTACCTGTCCCCAGGAACCCCTGGCCCCTGCCGCCGCCCCGCCGGCCCCCACGCCCGCCCCCGCTTCTGTGGAGCGGCCGTACAAGTGCGCCGAGTGCGGGAAAGCCTTCAAGGGCTCGTCGGGACTGCGCTACCACCTGCGGGATCACACAGGCGAGCGGCCCTACCAGTGCGGCGAGTGTGGCAAGGCTTTCAAGCGCTCGTCGCTGCTGGCCATCCACCAGCGCGTGCACACGGGCCTGCGGGCCTTCACCTGCAGCCAGTGCGGACTCACCTTCAAGTGGTCTTCGCACTACCAGTACCACCTGCGGCTGCACTCAGGCGAGCGGCCCTATGCCTGCGGGGAGTGTGGCAAAGCCTTCCGCAACACGTCGTGCCTGCGGCGCCACCGGCACGTGCACACGGGCGAGCGGCCCCACGCCTGTGGTGTCTGCGGCAAGAGCTTCGCCCAGACCTCCAACCTGCGGCAGCACCAGCGCGTGCACACGGGCGAGCGGCCGTTCCGCTGCCCGCTCTGCCCCAAGACCTTCACGCACTCCTCCAACCTGCTGCTGCACCAGCGTACGCACTCTGCTGAACGGCCCTTCGCCTGCCCCATCTGCGGCCGCAGCTTTGTCATGGCCGCCTACTTGCAGCGGCACCTGAGGACGCATGCCCCGGCCAACACCGCTTCTGGCTCTGCAGTCCCCCCtgccggcccccagccccctgccccactgGCTGCCGCTCCAGCCCCTTCTGCTACCCAAGATGTCCAcgtcctcccccacctccaagcCACACTCTCCCTAGAGGTGGCAGGGGGTACGGCCCAGGCCCCACCGCTGGGCCCAGCAGCCCCCAATTCCCAGACGTTTCTCCTGGTGCAGACCGCACAGGGCCTCCAGCTGATTCCCAGCAGCGTCcagccccccacacccccgcccccacctgcaccccccaAACTCATCCTGCTTCCCTCTGGTACTGGTGGTGGGGGCAGCCGTGCAAGGCAGGGCCCAGGGACAGTGGGGAAGGCTGGTCAGGGGGCTGGGGTCGTTtggctgccaggccctgggggactGGGGGTTCAGGGAGGGAGCAACACCACAGCCAGCACAGGTGGGCAGAGCCTTATAGTTCTGCAgaatgtggggggtggggagacagggcCACAGGAAGTGAGTGGGGTCCAGCTCCAGCCCCTTCGGCCAGCGCCGGAACTGACCACAGTCCAGCTCCAGCCGGCCCAGGAGGTGGCCACGGTCCAGCTCCAGCCGGCCCAGGAGGTGACCACGGTCCAGCTCCAGCCGGCCCAGGAGGTGACCACGGTCCAGCTCCAGCCTGTGGCAGGTCAGCTGTCCAGTTCCAGTGGGGGAGCCGTGGCCACCGAGGCCCCTAACTTGCTGGTGGTTCAAGGTGGGGCAGCTGAGGAATTGCTGGCAGCACCTGGCTCTGGGGAGCCTGGTGATGGTGAGGCCAGCACAGGTGTGGTCCAGGATGTGCTCCTGGAGACGCTGCAGACGGATGAGGGGTTGCAGAGTGTGCTAGTGCTGAGCGGGGCTGACGGGGAGCAGACGCAGCTGTGCGTGCAGGAGGTAGAGACCCTACCCCCAGGGCTGGCAGagcctccagcccctggcccacCGGGACAGAAACTGCTCATCATCCGCAGTGCTGCAGCCACCGACCTGCTGGAGAACAGTAGCGTGGGGGGAGGTACCgctgcactgcagctgctgaccccaCCACCGGGCCCAGCCTCTACTCCAGCGGGCATCCCTGGGGCTCCTGCTTCCCAGATGGTCCAAGTGGTCCCtgctggagctgcacctgggggtATGACCCCACAGGGCCTACCCTCCATCCAGATTGTCCAGACTCTGCCCGCAGTCCAGCTGGTGCACACGTTTTGAGTAGAACCACTGGTACCTCTTCCCGCCCCACACAGAGACCCTGACTCACTGTCCGCATTGGCTGGGCTGAGCTGAACTGTGGGCAGGGGAGCTGCAGGCTGGGCTTGCTAATAAAGACCAGAATCGTCTTTcttgtgcttttgttttattgGTGGTCTGGGAGGTCCTTGTTATGGCCGTAGCCACCATCTGGGAACTTGGAGTCTCACTTGTGTTTTGGTTCTCAGGTGGCTTGCTTTGCGTCTTGGGGCCAGACGCTTCTCCTATGTGGGGCTCTGTTTAtccctaaaaagaagagatgcAGGGATCATTATAGGGGGAT contains the following coding sequences:
- the ZNF628 gene encoding LOW QUALITY PROTEIN: zinc finger protein 628 (The sequence of the model RefSeq protein was modified relative to this genomic sequence to represent the inferred CDS: inserted 1 base in 1 codon); its protein translation is MFAAAEAEPGLPRAPPASWQTEAQLERLGASRRGPLGGSAPPPPPRPPLLYRRCRGPAFPSTPAGRRWVSLALSRVGAAGVMVGSHADMAPASTAEGAGEKPGPVAPAPSAQYECGECGKSFRWSSRLLHHQRTHTGERPYKCPDCPKAFKGSSALLYHQRGHTGERPYQCPDCPKAFKRSSLLQIHRSVHTGLRAFTCGQCGLAFKWSSHYQYHLRQHTGERPYPCPDCTKAFKNSSSLRRHRHVHTGERPYTCGVCGKSFTQSTNLRQHQRVHTGERPFRCPLCPKTFTHSSNLLLHQRTHGSAAPAPAPGAAPAPXREPGSKGLVPEAYLQRHLQPPSPPAPPPPAPPPVVPELFLAAAETTVELVFRCDGCELGFGSEELLLEHQPCPGPEAPPPPPPQDAPTEAPKAAPPPPPPPPPPSPLPQPPAAAAAAPGFACLPCGKSFRTVAGLSRHQHSHGAAGGQAFRCGSCDGAFPQLASLLAHQQCHVEEAAAGRPPPQAEAAEVTCPQEPLAPAAAPPAPTPAPASVERPYKCAECGKAFKGSSGLRYHLRDHTGERPYQCGECGKAFKRSSLLAIHQRVHTGLRAFTCSQCGLTFKWSSHYQYHLRLHSGERPYACGECGKAFRNTSCLRRHRHVHTGERPHACGVCGKSFAQTSNLRQHQRVHTGERPFRCPLCPKTFTHSSNLLLHQRTHSAERPFACPICGRSFVMAAYLQRHLRTHAPANTASGSAVPPAGPQPPAPLAAAPAPSATQDVHVLPHLQATLSLEVAGGTAQAPPLGPAAPNSQTFLLVQTAQGLQLIPSSVQPPTPPPPPAPPKLILLPSGTGGGGSRARQGPGTVGKAGQGAGVVWLPGPGGLGVQGGSNTTASTGGQSLIVLQNVGGGETGPQEVSGVQLQPLRPAPELTTVQLQPAQEVATVQLQPAQEVTTVQLQPAQEVTTVQLQPVAGQLSSSSGGAVATEAPNLLVVQGGAAEELLAAPGSGEPGDGEASTGVVQDVLLETLQTDEGLQSVLVLSGADGEQTQLCVQEVETLPPGLAEPPAPGPPGQKLLIIRSAAATDLLENSSVGGGTAALQLLTPPPGPASTPAGIPGAPASQMVQVVPAGAAPGGMTPQGLPSIQIVQTLPAVQLVHTF